The following is a genomic window from Desulfovibrio porci.
AGAATGGGCTCGCCCGTGTTCAGGGAGCGCACCACCTGCCAGGGGCCGCCATGGCCGTCCCAGGGCAGATCCCGCAACTGATTGGCGTTGATGCGCATGAAGGTCACTGCTTCGGGCGTCAGCGCGTCGCCCTTGCCCAGCGGCCTGGAAGCCGCGGGCACGGTGATCCACAAAGTCAGGTTTACTGTTCCGGCCACCCGCCGCAACACGGCGCCGTCCGCCTCCTGCACGGCAAAGCGCAGAGGCACGCGGCCCGGCGCGAGTTTGCCGGGTTCCAGCTGGATGCGCTGCTGGCTGTGGGCCAGAAAAATATATTCCGGCAAGCGGAATTCGCTCAGTTCAGCCTCGCCGGGCATGGCGGCCAGTTGAGGCGTCAGGCTTTTGACGACATAGGAACGCAGGTCATCTTCCCTGAACACCAGGCCGCCGCGCTGGATGACCAGCGAGGTGGGCAGAATGCAGCGCCCGGCCAGATCGTTGCCCAGGCTCTGGCGCAACGCCTGTGAAAGACGGGAACGGTTGACCTGGAGGGGTTTGCCCTCTTCCGGCGGCGCGGGCCAGAGCCGACGGTTTTTGAGATCGCTCCAGAGCGCGGG
Proteins encoded in this region:
- the flgA gene encoding flagellar basal body P-ring formation chaperone FlgA, with the protein product MLALFVLALLCALCPEPLQAAAQGGVPQAVWQDSERNHRRSPSQIKRQLRPPQVRAAQIPLAAGAQDQRAAKTRDLVAANAVPLAAPPAAGDQLPMLEQGDWRLKVAAAAVTNNDTVLLGDIAAPLGHMDPALWSDLKNRRLWPAPPEEGKPLQVNRSRLSQALRQSLGNDLAGRCILPTSLVIQRGGLVFREDDLRSYVVKSLTPQLAAMPGEAELSEFRLPEYIFLAHSQQRIQLEPGKLAPGRVPLRFAVQEADGAVLRRVAGTVNLTLWITVPAASRPLGKGDALTPEAVTFMRINANQLRDLPWDGHGGPWQVVRSLNTGEPILQSDLASQLMVRRGGILTLIYTRGNLRMTTQAEALADGEPGATIPVRNLQTKKQVYATVKDGSTVEIH